From the Cloeon dipterum chromosome 4, ieCloDipt1.1, whole genome shotgun sequence genome, the window ggccaaaCCAGTATATTCCAGTGCAGGAGCGTTACCAGGAAATATGCTTAAGCGTAGATTATAGCACCCATGTTATATCGTAGGCTCGAGAATTGAGAAGATAAGTTTGACTTCCAGTTGTTTCCAGATTGAAAAACTTCTCAATACTTGTGTAAGCTaccaaaattagaatattcTACAGCAATGAATAAAGAATGAGGATAGGGTTTGAGGCAAATTTTCAGGATAATCATAAACCCACAAgattgaaatttacattttcgaATGGATTTTAAATGTCAATAAATCGCCTGCGgttgtattttttctgttttaaaccCACAatggtttttatatttttactctgcCAATTTCTTGCGGGAAATTATGTTATTTGACATCGACTTCTTTCTAAGTTTGACAGAAAATCAATATctacattttaattgttctaaacagaaaatatttttcaccgtTATTcgtaaattttggtttattggaaggataaaataaaatgtttatttcgcatggaaaaatcaactgaaaatgaattgtgaaaaaatatatatattaatggTCCAAgtggtaaaaaaatgcaaccctgattagccacacataaaattttcaacttgttTCATAAACGAGcaggaattaataaaattgctcttGCGGCACcatttaaaagtttgtttgCGTCTATTAGGGGCTATCGACCCTCGAGAATCCTACTGATTGCCTATTTTGAAAGCAATCACGTGTTTTTCACACGATAGTTGAGCCTCAAAGGCTGCTTGACAGACAACGgtggaaaaaatgatttatatcaCTGTTTTACTCACGGTGTATTCCGTCAGAGCGCCTAGGAAAGGtgattttggattttcaaattattgctCACATTGCGTTTCTATGGTTTTTGACAACTTCAGAGATGCACGAGAAAGagtttgtgttttatttttttctgctgatttAGACGCTTTGAGTGCATTTcctgtcaaatattttatttaatttagtgtCACTCTCTGAATATTTGCAGTGACAGACTCACCATATTTGCAAAAtagttaatcaaatttaaaccaatagGAACTCTTCACGTggaggttttaaatttaaaataaatcaagtcaGCTCTGTTTAAAACTAATATGTATAGTTTTATATGTTTCAGGAATCGTCCTCTGAAGTAGCAGCCATGAAGGAGGAGGAAATCAGCCAGGAGGAGTACATCGACATGGAGATGCTGGCAAAGCGCATTCCCAAGGAGCCGGCAGCAGCCCCGAATCCGCCCCCGCTGCCGCCCCCTCCGCCCCCGGCGATGCAGCCCGTGGCCACTAGCCAGGCCAGTCTGCCGCCGCTCCTGTCCAATTTGCCCCTGGAGGATCCGCCTCTGCCAATAAAGCGGAAAGGGCCCGAGCTTGCCAACACTTATGAGTGGAAAAAGCAGCTCGAGGCGCCCGATTTTGCCGCGGCGGCCGTCACATGCTTCAAACACGTGAGTTACAACGTGCTATTTCTTTTGGTTTGGAATCTTAATGGAGGCTTCAGGTACCTTTGTCTGATTTATGGGAAAATATCGTCGTCGGAATGAAAGTTGAAGTGGAAAACACAGACTGCGACCACTTCTCGGAAGGCGTGCCAGCCTCATTTTGGGTCGCAACTGTTCTCAGGATAGCCGGTAAGTCGGTTAAAAGGTTGTCTAAATTGCACCTTTTATATTCTGCTTTTAATTGACAGGCTACAAAGCTCTCTTGCGGTATGAGGGATTCGGACAGGAATCTTCCAAAGACTTCTGGGTAAATCTTTGCGCAGCAACCGTGCACCCTGTGGGTTGGTGCGCGGGAAGAGGGAAGCCTTTGATTCCACCAAAGAGTAAGACCacaccaatttaaaaagaaaaaataaataaatattacattatttgtttttacacGTATTTTCAATAAGAATTTCTAACGCTCTTAAAACAATTCTAGCAATCCAAAACAAGTTCAAGGATTGGAAACAGTTTTTAGTTAGGCGACTGACTGGCGCCAGGACTTTGCCTTCTAATttcataatgaaaatatttgacagCCTGAAATCTAGGTTTACGTaagtttcttttaaattaaacccaGACCTCCGAAATTTATTCTGGACTTCCAACAGCTGTGGCCTTACCTTGGAGGTGGTCGATGGGAGTTGCATATCGCAAGTGAAGGTCGCCACGATTTCAAAAATCGTCGGGAAGCGCCTTCACATAAAATACTATGATGAAGAAAACGGCTCAGGTTTGATTGAAACCTTCAATCACCCTGCGTTTGGAAATAACAAGTTTATGCGCAAAAAAGGATTTTGGTGTCATGAGGACTCGCCTCTCATCCACCATGTTGGCTGGGCTCTGAAAACCGGGCACAACCTGGACGCAGACGCTGAGTACAATTCGCGCTGCCAAGCTGGTGTTTACTTGGACAACGACGCTCTTCCTGAGCTGTTTGCTCAACCAAAGCCGTCCTTCCTGGACCAGGAGGACGGTGGTGCGCAGATCTTGGCCGGCATGAAACTCGAGGCCATTGATCCGCTCAACCTCTCTGCCATTTGTGTTGCCACAGTCATGAGGGTATTGCATTTCTCCAATTTTTGGCTTTATTTGTCTCGTGCTTCTGCTTCATGATTTTGAGGTTCCATCAGTTATATTATGCATGCGAGGATCATCATTCGTTTCACATTTTCTATCAAGTTGGATAGAATTATtggcttttattttgtcaagaaTTTGGTTTCCCTTGGCTGGATTTGACCGTTTCTTCTGGTCAATTTTTGTGGAAGGATAAACTACTCATACATCATACAAAATGGGTGGTCCGGACAATCCGGAAGAATCGAAAATTGTCTTTGCCTTACTTTCAAGGAAGCCCTGAGTTCATTTCGCTCAGACTTTTTGATTCTTGCCTGTATTGTGTACAATTTGGTGATGATTACATGGATAACCAGTCCAAAGTTTTCAATCCATCATTGAATTCAAGTTATGGACTGgacaaattttgaggaaatcgatttaaaaataaaaatttcgttcAATTGTGATGATATTTGGTAAATTGATTCGTTCTGATGAGACAAATCGATTTATGGTTAAATTTGCACTTTCCAAAAATCTCAGAGAGACATTGAAATGATTTCAGGCTCTGATGCCACACTTTAAAACAGCCCAAAAACCATTCCAATCGCTAGAGAAATCAcctctttgatttaattaattcatttttctagaGTAGCATGGTTTTTCCTCCAAAATGCACGCTTATTTTAGAtgatatttgttaaatttgttgtcACGTTTGGTGCCTGATGATTTTTGACACAAAATTTGATCTGATTATGACCAAATGTTTGCTTGAAGTATTCATTGCAAAACTAGCTCATTTACGATCTTCTCCGTTTTATGGAAAcagtacaattttaaattggacacttaaattaattcaaaattttacttagAATCAAAATGAGTCCTGATTTATGCTTCAGATCGATATTGAAAATGTTATGACAAATTATTAGGTGCTCAATGACGGCTACATCATGATCCGAATTGATAGCTACGACCCCGACTCCACTGGGTCTGACTGGTTTTGCTACCACTCCACGTCCCCATACATTTTCCCAGCTGGCTTCTGCGAAATGAACTCTATCCCATTGACACCGCCTCAAGGATATGCAGATGACTTCGACTGGGACGTTTACCTCAGGAGAACTGGAGCCGTCGCTGTGCCTTTGACGCTCTTCAACTGCATTGACATggtttgtattaatttttattccacaatATTTGCTCCCTTACCACTAATGGCTGTAATCCTTGAACATGggcttaaattttatgaattaaaaatactggAATTggcagaataatttaatttgttattaatttttcacattagaaaatttaaacattcgGGTAATCCTATTAttcctgtatttttttttagaaaatagcagtgataaaaaaatcaaaattcttttaatttataatggtGGAGACACTAGATGCagtcatttgattttttcctagttctcttggcaaataaaatttaaaaacttacacccgttaaattaaattcattcacattttaattaaacgcacTCGCTAACCACTCATTGCTAGTCTACGTTATTAAGTtccaattctaattttattccagGAAACGCCACCACACTGTTTTCAAATAGGGATGAAGCTGGAATGCGCGGACCTGATGGACCCAAAGATGATCTGCGTGGGTACGATCTCACGTGTGGTCGGTCGGCTGCTGAAGGTACATTTCGATGGTTGGGAGGACGAGTACGACCAGTGGCTGGACTGCGAAAGCCCAGACATGTACCCGGTGGGCTGGTGCGAGCTGGTCGGCCACAAGCTCGAGGGACCGCGAGCATCAGGTGGGATGTGGCAGCAGCAAGCTTTGTCAGAAGAACGCCTTTGCATCAGTCCAGCGTGTGAGTTTGCATCCCCCTACCCCAACCTGTCCCTGTTCCCGGGCTAAACCTACCCTCGACCCGCCCTAAAATGCTTTCATTtctgcgtgtgtgcgtgcacTGTGTGCCTGAGAAAATTTCCATCCATAATAATTGTCTACGATTTGTTTTGgcttttgaattattgcaaTAGAGCTTGTTTTAAGAGAGGACATGATGGTAAATTTCAGTTccttgtatttattttgcaggaatTTGACCAGGGTGAGTATTTGTGtgcttgataatttttaattctttgaaagCTACACTTGACAAAAGGCTTTTTTGATCTGTAAATGATTGGAAAAGCACTTTATTTTTGAGAGAAAGATGATCAGGTCATAAAAATCTTAACATTTTCGAccaaatttcttcattttgataaatcggggacaatttttttcgatgtgtaaacatcaaatttattaaatcatctgatacgtgaaattaaaatctatgtGTGGCGACCGCAAAGAAAGTCCTTTCTTAAACATGCTCTATTTTGCACGCTCATTCTCATTGTGAAGGCTTCACAGTAGTCTCATTCctcaattataaatattttcttgattcTAATTCAGTAACTGAGCTCGCCGCTTCAAAGAAAGTCAGTCCAAAACGCGGAAGGGGTCGCAAACCGAAGGTGAAAAAGCTCAAAATCGCAATAGGAAGGAAGCAGCTTCCAAGGGACTCTCCGCCTGGCAAGAAAACCAAACCAGCAGATTTCGTTTCTCCAGGTTTGCTCTCAAACCCCTGATTgtatccaattttaaattattttttaattagctaaAAGTCCGAAAGAAGAGCCTCACTCGCCGTCGACCTACTGGGAGCCTGAGATGGCGGAGGAACCTGCTGGTCCTGACCAGTCTTTGCCTGGCTTTGAGGACGAGTTAAATCCTGTAAGCTCTACCagattcttaaaatttaattttttaataagaaatttggttcttaaaaatgcaaaaagtcTCTCTAAGCTTGTAGACTATATTTTATTCCTTcctaattcaaaattgtttttctgttGCAGGTTGTAAGTAGTGGCAAATTCATTCCACGACTCATAGACTCTACAACATGTTTGGAAAACAAGGATCTGGATCCTTTAAGTTGGGATCCGAACGACGTCTGTGTGTTTTTGTGCATGAACGACTGCGAAGCGTATACAAAAGGATTTAAGGACAAGGTcagttgtttaattaattgcaaaaatccaCTCACCATTTAATTTCGAATATAATTTCAGAATATAAACGGCATAAGTTTACTGAAACTGTCTCAGGATGAAATATTGGATTTGACTGGCCTGAAGGTTGGACCTTCCCTGAAGATTCACGAACTGATCCAGCAGTTGAAAAAGAAAGTGAATCCGACCCAAGAAAGACACAAAGCTGCTCTACGCAAGTTTCAGACTTAATCAAAGACAAAACACGTGTAGTGCTTTCtgtaaaactaatttattcaGCTGACACTTCAGTGAAGAAAGCGCGTCGACAAATAAGGAAATAATGTGCctcgtaaattttaaattttgttggtttatccacttattattttttccttaatttcgCTTTGATTTTCACTATAGTGAAAACAACAATGATGGAATGACTTCCAAAGTGTGATATCTCCATACAGCAAGCCTCACCGACTTAAAAGTTACCCCCTTGCAGAGTCACGTGGGTGACAACAATTCAgcttatattttcatttatccCATTTATCTCAAATCCTCAACCCTGTGTAATTTGCTTGCAGGACCCatctttaaattcaatttgattgtgtgttctttgtaaaataaaactgaataaatcatcttatttttgtcaaaaattgaatttttattagaaaaactTCATGTCAAACAAAGAGTTAGTCGCTAGGGAACTAGATGGCGCATGCGGTTCTTCCGCGACGGCTTGGTTTGGCTTTTAAAGTAGTTACTCAAACAGAATTCATCCGCGACACGAAAAATAGTTCGGGATGTTTATCAATAatttcgatttccttttattcctttctgacaaataagtaaaattttggaaaaacaaCGTTTTGACGGTGCTTCAGATTGCGTTCAAGTTAGCTCGAAGTCAATTTTCGGTCGGTTGCCCATGAATTGAGTCGGCGGAAGGATCCGGCGCCGGCCATCACATCGAAGACCGCTGCCGCTGCAATCGCTGCATTCTTCAGCTGTTTCCCGCCAAACATCGCCATTGCAAGGCGCAACTTCGTCTGTCGCGGCGTTTCTCTGGATAATTCGCCAGGAAAATCGGAGCAGCAGGTCGGGCAGAGCATCGGGATAGCCAGGAATGTCCGTCAGTCGTAAGAggagtgaaaaatcaaattcggAAGAGCCGCAAGTGAAAATCGTCAGCCGTTCTTCAAGGTAAGGAACTGCCAGTAGTTGTTTTAAGCCGCCATGTAAGGCACACCCCGGCGCAACTTGCCTGCTGATCGTCGGCGGCAAGACCCGCGTGCCACCTTTCCAGACCGAATTGCGCCGTATCGTCGGCACTTCCGCTtctaaatttctgaaatataAATCGGGCCTACAATTGGGCACACTGATGCGTGGTCagaatttgtaaaaagttgatgcattttggagaaaattgaaattttccaggcGTGTGTAGGTCAGCTGTTAAAAGTACCGCCATGTTATTCATTACCATGTGCTCCgctatcaagattttttatcaatcaaaacaatcaagtttgtttgtttttatgtaATCCAACACCCTCCAGACGTCGGGAGGTGCATAGTGCCCGCGTTTGTTCATATTCGGTACGCGTCGGGTGAAAAACATGGCCGGATTTCATCAAGGCACGCTGCTTgccttcattttaaattcctttcagCGTTAGGACGCTTACGCAGCAGGGAAGCAGGCATGGAAAAGCTCCTTCCAGAAACCTCTTATGGATGGGgggatgaaaattttaggaTCACCTGTACAGTAGCAGGGTTGATGAAATTTAGTGGTGTTTGCgagatttttatgtatttatttattttttttgtaaatttcgctCTTTGGGCGTCATGCAGACGACCTTCGGGAGGGGCTGGCGGCCGGCTGGTGTTTCGGCAGCGCAAGTGCATCATCACGAGCAGTCGGACGGCATCCGTTCGCTCACGTCTGCTGCCTGTGTACGATTTTGCGTGGGCGGATAAGAGAGTGAGTCACTCgcttgctggctggctcgaCTCGAAGCGGCGGCGGTTGGGGCCCTGGACCAAAAGTTTGAGGTTGCGCCTGCGTGCAACCCTTCCGCAACCCAACCCATTTCGACCCTCTCGCTTGCtcgaaattttttgttattcgCGAATCGCGCCAGCACGCCCAGATGCGCACAATTTTTCCGGATGCTCGGAAACGGGGCCGCCAGTCGCGAATTTGTATCAATTCCCCTCCTTTcctatgtgtgtgtttgtttgcagtGGCGGCTGCTTTCGAAACTAATTCACGAATTAAACCGATCAGTGGGTgtataattatcataattacGCGTGCGTGGTCACGTTCGTTTGATTAATTCTGTTTATCGGAGTGGAACGCGATTATCGATTCGCTCACCTTGTTTCCGTTTGCTAAATTGATGTGGGTTTTAACCCATGAAATTCAtccattttaatcaattaattcacAAGGACATTGCTAACTTTGGATAGAatggtatttttattgcaatacataataattctgcctttaaataatttcaaaaaataaaattaataatgcttGATTACATAACTTGAataattgaacaattttttagcttcTTTTGGcgtgcgaaaatattttttgcaggtcCGGAAAACTgctgttaatatttaattttgtttctcaacTGTAATTTGTCGAATTTTTCGTCCTACTCAAAAACTTTCATGCCGAAATGGAAGATATAAACTCGTCTAATGATATTCTGTGCCAATTTTAGCATAGCTCGTGCCCAGTCGTAGCAATTTGAACTGTTACGCCACATTTCGAcatttccattaatttaattaaattaccaagTGACGCAAAAGGTCATTAGAACGTATATATTTCGTTCACAAACGCAACGGTATTGTCCGCCATTCAATTTCCGCAAACAATCGCGGCTGGACGGGCGTGTCCGGCTGTCCAGAAGTGCAAAACAATGAGCCGCAAAGCGAGCACGTGGCCGGCAAACTCTGCCCTGGTGGCTTGTGAAACGGCGAATTTGGTTTGTGTGTCAAGGCCCTGGCTGCGTCGGTTGCGCGATTTAATTCGCGCGTCGTTCGACGGCCACCCGAGAGGGTGCCCACCGAGGAGGCACCAAAGTGGGTCGCCGCACTTTCCTGGAAGATAGCCCGGCCTCTCTTTGCAAGTGGACCGATCGCACGCGCCCAATCTAATCGCTGGTCCGACGGTCGCAGCACGTGCTGTTTCGCACGTGGCCAAAAACACACACGAATAGCGAAATTCGCGGCGTGAATTTGCACACCGCCATTTCTTGACACATTGTGACACTCCGATGttggcattatttttgtttttcagtcCATTTTTATGTAGGTTCGTTTAGTGGGGGGGGGACTGTGTTTTTTCTGTGGTTTTAaattgaggaaattaattgaaagctGTGGGTTGTGGTCTGCGTCTGCAAATTGCCTCAGAATTTTTActacaaaaatgttaaaagttGAATTTACGGTTTTCCTGCTTTTGTTAGAACGGAAGTTAACCAATTTTAAGATTCCCTTTCAATTTGAGTGCTTAAATTCTGCCCTTGAAACTTGAAAGCCTCTtgaaaagttagaaaatttctttctACTTTAAAGGACGTCAAACTTAGCCGGATAAATGTGatttattatcaattattaAGAGACTCTGGGGTAAATAACTTCAAGACGTTGGGCAAGAACCTAAATTCCCTTGCATTcccttatttaaattttttttcgtttgaatCTGCTGACAGGTGGCACCATTGTTGAGGTCTGATTTAAGTGCTTTTGAGGTTTCAGATGCTAgagttatttatttgacacgctgaaaactaaaataaattaacccaATCGTGggagaaactaaaaaaatcatgtattTCTGgcagaatttaataatatcctaagccgccaacagatgacgCCACCTTCTAATGCCAATTTTAGGATtattcgctgcgatttcataTTCAATACTTGCTAACCCcacttaaaaattctaaataaaagaaattattttcaaagttcgACTTCTCACAGGCTTTCCGGAAAATctggtttcatttttaagtcgtaacatgaattattttattctatttaattCCGCTCTTTTCTCTTTATTCCATTCCCACCGCGGATTAAAGCCTATTCTCGCGCGAGTGAGGGTCTTCTAAATGAAGTTGGCGCCGACAATGGTGGATCGTTGTgttgtcggtcggtcggtcggttcCCTCGCGTTTTGTGCGCTGTACAGAGACAGACACATACCGGTTCTCATTACTTTTGGCCGCGCGGCAATTTCGCCCGCGTGCGTACTTTTGTGTCCGTGCAAGCAGCAGCGAGTGTCGTGTTTTGCTGACTGCACTCGCACGGATTGAGTTACACACGACGCTGCGAAGACAAGTTGGCCGCCGAATCGTTCCCACCGCAGCACCGTGAGAGAGCTCTCATTcatctcgctgctgctgctttggaaataatatatattatgaaaatgtCAATGAGTGCAACAGCAGCCAAATTGTAGTAAATTGTTGCTTATACCAATCATTGCAATTCGCAATTTGGCAGGCGGAGACCTTGGCTCCTCCGCTGGAGCGAATTTTCAAGGCCCGTTCATTTTCGCACGTGCGAATCGCTGTGGCGCCAAGGTTGCGCCAAACTGACTTTTTCAACTCTCTCATTCCCTCTCGATCTGCCATCTGCGgtgctttattatttgttttcattctgCTCCGCTGACTGTCGCCGCCCGGACCGATGCACGACGAGTTGGTTGTTATTGatgcgttttaattattcaagagACATGCAGACGATGAAATCTTAGAAGATGAGaccaattttacattttattggaCTGGCGTCGTTGACTCCATGACGAATcgactgagagagagagagagagagagaaagagaagccGTGCAGGGTCGATTGACGCATTTGTTCCGTCGAAAAGCAGGCTGATACGGTTTTATCATTGTGTACCAAAAGTtctattgataatttttgttgctgtAAATCGTTT encodes:
- the Sfmbt gene encoding polycomb protein Sfmbt isoform X3; translated protein: MKEEEISQEEYIDMEMLAKRIPKEPAAAPNPPPLPPPPPPAMQPVATSQASLPPLLSNLPLEDPPLPIKRKGPELANTYEWKKQLEAPDFAAAAVTCFKHVPLSDLWENIVVGMKVEVENTDCDHFSEGVPASFWVATVLRIAGYKALLRYEGFGQESSKDFWVNLCAATVHPVGWCAGRGKPLIPPKTIQNKFKDWKQFLVRRLTGARTLPSNFIMKIFDSLKSRFTCGLTLEVVDGSCISQVKVATISKIVGKRLHIKYYDEENGSGFWCHEDSPLIHHVGWALKTGHNLDADAEYNSRCQAGVYLDNDALPELFAQPKPSFLDQEDGGAQILAGMKLEAIDPLNLSAICVATVMRVLNDGYIMIRIDSYDPDSTGSDWFCYHSTSPYIFPAGFCEMNSIPLTPPQGYADDFDWDVYLRRTGAVAVPLTLFNCIDMETPPHCFQIGMKLECADLMDPKMICVGTISRVVGRLLKVHFDGWEDEYDQWLDCESPDMYPVGWCELVGHKLEGPRASGGMWQQQALSEERLCISPALTELAASKKVSPKRGRGRKPKVKKLKIAIGRKQLPRDSPPGKKTKPADFVSPAKSPKEEPHSPSTYWEPEMAEEPAGPDQSLPGFEDELNPVVSSGKFIPRLIDSTTCLENKDLDPLSWDPNDVCVFLCMNDCEAYTKGFKDKNINGISLLKLSQDEILDLTGLKVGPSLKIHELIQQLKKKVNPTQERHKAALRKFQT
- the Sfmbt gene encoding polycomb protein Sfmbt isoform X2; translated protein: MEMATPDGYGEMDIPWMRDHFLQTSESGNKMLIAAAAEPQMHQYPPAQVYSTSAMYVPPIAPSYDMEDDQNMAMGGYIPVIYTGEEEYENYSAEQPSCKTSTTTSTQTFVPAKKIKPVKHPGLKLKTPIAYQKDSDLSVIPIVREGMAVCEKCGAIGVKHAFYTRERRFCSLECARGEQKNQPAAEESSSEVAAMKEEEISQEEYIDMEMLAKRIPKEPAAAPNPPPLPPPPPPAMQPVATSQASLPPLLSNLPLEDPPLPIKRKGPELANTYEWKKQLEAPDFAAAAVTCFKHVPLSDLWENIVVGMKVEVENTDCDHFSEGVPASFWVATVLRIAGYKALLRYEGFGQESSKDFWVNLCAATVHPVGWCAGRGKPLIPPKTIQNKFKDWKQFLVRRLTGARTLPSNFIMKIFDSLKSRFTCGLTLEVVDGSCISQVKVATISKIVGKRLHIKYYDEENGSGFWCHEDSPLIHHVGWALKTGHNLDADAEYNSRCQAGVYLDNDALPELFAQPKPSFLDQEDGGAQILAGMKLEAIDPLNLSAICVATVMRVLNDGYIMIRIDSYDPDSTGSDWFCYHSTSPYIFPAGFCEMNSIPLTPPQGYADDFDWDVYLRRTGAVAVPLTLFNCIDMETPPHCFQIGMKLECADLMDPKMICVGTISRVVGRLLKVHFDGWEDEYDQWLDCESPDMYPVGWCELVGHKLEGPRASVTELAASKKVSPKRGRGRKPKVKKLKIAIGRKQLPRDSPPGKKTKPADFVSPAKSPKEEPHSPSTYWEPEMAEEPAGPDQSLPGFEDELNPVVSSGKFIPRLIDSTTCLENKDLDPLSWDPNDVCVFLCMNDCEAYTKGFKDKNINGISLLKLSQDEILDLTGLKVGPSLKIHELIQQLKKKVNPTQERHKAALRKFQT
- the Sfmbt gene encoding polycomb protein Sfmbt isoform X1, whose translation is MEMATPDGYGEMDIPWMRDHFLQTSESGNKMLIAAAAEPQMHQYPPAQVYSTSAMYVPPIAPSYDMEDDQNMAMGGYIPVIYTGEEEYENYSAEQPSCKTSTTTSTQTFVPAKKIKPVKHPGLKLKTPIAYQKDSDLSVIPIVREGMAVCEKCGAIGVKHAFYTRERRFCSLECARGEQKNQPAAEESSSEVAAMKEEEISQEEYIDMEMLAKRIPKEPAAAPNPPPLPPPPPPAMQPVATSQASLPPLLSNLPLEDPPLPIKRKGPELANTYEWKKQLEAPDFAAAAVTCFKHVPLSDLWENIVVGMKVEVENTDCDHFSEGVPASFWVATVLRIAGYKALLRYEGFGQESSKDFWVNLCAATVHPVGWCAGRGKPLIPPKTIQNKFKDWKQFLVRRLTGARTLPSNFIMKIFDSLKSRFTCGLTLEVVDGSCISQVKVATISKIVGKRLHIKYYDEENGSGFWCHEDSPLIHHVGWALKTGHNLDADAEYNSRCQAGVYLDNDALPELFAQPKPSFLDQEDGGAQILAGMKLEAIDPLNLSAICVATVMRVLNDGYIMIRIDSYDPDSTGSDWFCYHSTSPYIFPAGFCEMNSIPLTPPQGYADDFDWDVYLRRTGAVAVPLTLFNCIDMETPPHCFQIGMKLECADLMDPKMICVGTISRVVGRLLKVHFDGWEDEYDQWLDCESPDMYPVGWCELVGHKLEGPRASGGMWQQQALSEERLCISPALTELAASKKVSPKRGRGRKPKVKKLKIAIGRKQLPRDSPPGKKTKPADFVSPAKSPKEEPHSPSTYWEPEMAEEPAGPDQSLPGFEDELNPVVSSGKFIPRLIDSTTCLENKDLDPLSWDPNDVCVFLCMNDCEAYTKGFKDKNINGISLLKLSQDEILDLTGLKVGPSLKIHELIQQLKKKVNPTQERHKAALRKFQT